From the genome of Nodosilinea sp. FACHB-141, one region includes:
- a CDS encoding DUF2231 domain-containing protein, which produces METRETQQERQGGDVPYPNIPPLIDSRATEYHGTGITSTVAILGHPIHPIIVIFPVAFLSGVAGTDLGYWLTKGEFWAQASIWLLGVGILSGVAAAITGMFDFVRIPRARKRQAGWLHMGLNVAVLVLSIGNFALRLANPETSILPTGLILSWVVSVLLLASGWFGGELMFRHKVGIVGPGETHVS; this is translated from the coding sequence ATGGAAACACGAGAAACTCAACAAGAGCGGCAGGGCGGTGACGTTCCCTATCCCAATATTCCACCCCTGATTGACAGCCGTGCCACAGAATATCACGGCACTGGCATCACCAGCACTGTAGCTATTTTGGGCCACCCCATTCATCCAATTATTGTCATTTTTCCGGTCGCATTTCTCAGCGGCGTGGCTGGTACTGATTTGGGCTACTGGCTAACCAAAGGTGAATTTTGGGCTCAGGCCTCGATTTGGCTATTGGGTGTGGGGATACTGTCTGGAGTTGCCGCTGCCATAACCGGCATGTTTGACTTCGTCCGCATTCCCAGAGCGCGCAAGCGTCAGGCCGGCTGGTTGCACATGGGACTTAATGTAGCAGTGCTGGTGCTGAGCATCGGCAATTTTGCCCTGCGATTAGCCAACCCAGAGACAAGCATTTTGCCAACCGGACTAATCTTGTCCTGGGTGGTGTCGGTGCTGTTGCTGGCCAGCGGTTGGTTTGGTGGCGAGCTGATGTTTCGCCACAAGGTGGGGATTGTGGGTCCGGGTGAAACCCACGTTTCCTAA